The Nitrospirales bacterium genome includes a window with the following:
- a CDS encoding alcohol dehydrogenase catalytic domain-containing protein, whose product MFAVRFDTQLQLDHDAPRPEPCADEAIIRVLRAGICSTDLELCKGYMEYSGILGHEFVGIVEQTDGGTGLEGCRVVGEINAACHQCETCRAGRPTHCHHRTVLGIQGRDGTFAEFVRLPARNLYPLSRTLSDDQAVFIEPLAAACEIPQQVDIHPADRIVVIGDGKLGLLCAQVLRLTGCSVSLLGHHTERNTWLRKLGIAITSHPRDIPCGADIVVEATGTHEGFALASDCVRPRGIIVLKSTYQGTLTLNMAKIVIDEISLVGSRCGPFGPAIRLLEQGLIQVEPMIHAHYPLHNGLAAFEHAATPGVLKVILRMDY is encoded by the coding sequence ATGTTCGCAGTACGATTTGATACGCAACTCCAACTTGATCATGACGCTCCCCGTCCGGAACCCTGCGCGGATGAAGCCATCATTCGTGTGCTTCGAGCAGGAATCTGTAGTACGGATCTCGAGCTCTGCAAGGGGTACATGGAGTATTCCGGTATTTTAGGGCACGAGTTCGTCGGTATCGTCGAACAGACCGACGGTGGCACGGGCTTGGAAGGATGTCGAGTCGTCGGAGAGATCAATGCCGCTTGTCATCAGTGCGAGACCTGCCGAGCAGGTCGCCCGACCCATTGTCATCATCGAACGGTGTTAGGGATTCAAGGACGTGATGGGACGTTTGCAGAATTTGTTCGTTTGCCTGCACGCAATCTTTATCCTCTTTCACGAACGTTGTCCGATGATCAAGCGGTCTTCATCGAGCCACTCGCTGCCGCATGCGAGATTCCACAACAAGTCGACATTCACCCTGCAGACCGCATCGTTGTCATCGGGGACGGAAAGCTCGGCCTGCTGTGCGCACAAGTGTTACGGCTCACTGGCTGCTCAGTTTCCCTCCTTGGCCATCACACTGAACGAAACACATGGCTAAGAAAACTTGGCATAGCGATTACATCTCATCCCAGGGACATTCCATGTGGAGCTGACATTGTCGTGGAGGCGACCGGTACCCATGAAGGATTTGCTCTCGCGAGCGACTGCGTTCGCCCGCGAGGCATAATCGTACTGAAATCCACCTATCAGGGCACGCTCACCTTGAACATGGCCAAAATCGTGATAGATGAAATCTCACTCGTCGGTTCGCGTTGCGGCCCCTTTGGCCCGGCTATTCGCCTGCTTGAGCAGGGACTCATTCAAGTCGAACCGATGATTCACGCTCATTATCCATTGCACAATGGACTTGCTGCCTTTGAACATGCTGCTACGCCCGGCGTGTTGAAAGTGATATTGCGCATGGACTACTAA
- a CDS encoding flagellar basal body protein → MDNWSCRNSEVNKFYAEGMSMFAGIHHSLSGLAAAQNRINTAAHNIANAHTPEFKKSRAIFEESTGGGVQVSLGSENTPGPVVLQETEEELIAQEFSNVNLEEELVNLLLGQRSFEVNVRAIEVQDDALGSLLDIHE, encoded by the coding sequence ATGGATAATTGGTCTTGTCGAAACTCGGAAGTCAATAAATTTTATGCAGAGGGCATGAGCATGTTTGCCGGCATTCACCATTCACTTTCCGGCTTAGCCGCGGCGCAGAACAGGATCAATACCGCGGCTCACAATATCGCCAATGCCCATACGCCGGAATTCAAGAAGTCTCGAGCCATCTTCGAAGAGTCAACGGGGGGAGGCGTGCAAGTTTCTCTGGGATCAGAGAACACCCCAGGCCCTGTTGTCCTACAGGAGACTGAAGAAGAATTGATTGCGCAAGAGTTCTCAAATGTAAACCTTGAAGAGGAATTGGTCAACCTGCTCCTGGGACAGCGTTCATTCGAAGTCAATGTGCGTGCCATTGAAGTGCAAGATGATGCGCTTGGCAGTCTCCTTGATATCCATGAATGA